In Nitrospira sp., one DNA window encodes the following:
- a CDS encoding NAD(P)-dependent oxidoreductase — protein MITKPTNVLVTGATGFLGQRLAKRLVTEGYPVRAFARKQSNAGSLKELGVEITIGDLADESSVMAAVEGVDVVVHAAAGTSGTARDSDTATVQGTRNILDACRMGCIKKLVYISSCSVYEVAGYNENQVVTEEAQLERFPLRRGHYSAAKIRAEALVTEAMNHDGYPIVVLRPGTLYGPGGDVYTRMMGASFARRIFVVFGDGECAVPLLHVDNAVDSIVECMRNSAADNQVFNVVDQDLVTKMMYMEHVVKPLNPKAIVLYCPMSWLLIVTWVQEKLLTLVGIQPVLSVYRLVSSQKCVRYSPEKVDKVIGWKSRISFNQGAERLLLGYGRPAAPDNEQ, from the coding sequence GTGATAACGAAACCGACCAACGTCCTTGTAACCGGTGCAACGGGGTTTCTAGGGCAAAGGCTTGCGAAGCGTTTGGTCACCGAGGGGTATCCGGTGCGGGCTTTCGCGCGCAAACAATCTAATGCAGGCTCTCTAAAGGAATTGGGGGTGGAGATCACTATTGGCGATTTGGCTGACGAATCATCGGTCATGGCCGCCGTCGAGGGTGTCGACGTTGTAGTGCATGCCGCAGCTGGAACGAGCGGAACTGCGAGGGACTCTGACACTGCAACCGTTCAAGGCACACGAAACATTCTCGATGCCTGTAGGATGGGTTGTATCAAGAAGCTCGTCTATATCAGCTCATGCAGTGTCTACGAGGTTGCTGGGTACAATGAGAACCAGGTTGTGACTGAAGAGGCACAACTCGAGCGATTTCCTCTTCGCCGTGGACATTATTCTGCCGCTAAAATTCGAGCCGAGGCCTTGGTGACTGAGGCCATGAACCATGATGGCTATCCTATTGTTGTGCTCAGGCCAGGAACGCTGTACGGGCCTGGAGGCGACGTATATACGAGAATGATGGGCGCTTCATTTGCCCGACGAATCTTCGTTGTATTCGGCGATGGGGAATGCGCGGTACCGCTTCTTCATGTGGATAATGCGGTGGATTCAATCGTGGAATGCATGCGCAATAGCGCGGCGGACAATCAGGTGTTTAACGTGGTGGATCAGGATCTGGTCACGAAGATGATGTACATGGAACATGTAGTTAAGCCGTTGAATCCGAAAGCGATTGTGCTCTATTGTCCGATGTCCTGGCTGCTTATTGTGACATGGGTGCAAGAAAAACTGCTCACGCTCGTTGGAATACAGCCTGTCCTCTCCGTGTACAGACTAGTGTCATCGCAGAAATGCGTCAGGTATAGCCCAGAAAAGGTCGATAAAGTGATCGGGTGGAAGTCTCGCATCAGCTTCAATCAAGGCGCGGAGCGACTCCTGCTGGGGTATGGACGGCCAGCTGCTCCAGATAACGAGCAGTAG
- the asnB gene encoding asparagine synthase (glutamine-hydrolyzing), translated as MCGISGVATFKEAGAPESVTEKINRALRHRGPDDEGYFRDQGEKAILGHTRLSIIDLGSGHQPIFNEDGRIAVVFNGEIYNYLELRKELEHKGHTFSTQSDTEVIVHLYEEMGHDCVHRLRGMFAFAIWDGHKDELYLARDRVGKKPLYYAIANETLYFASEIQALYDIPEIPKEIDYGAIDHYLTYSYIPSPYSIYKAIRKLPPAHRLVYHANGMEIVRYWAPDYRPKTSLDYEGAKRELIRILSEAVRMRLLSDVPLGAFLSGGVDSSTVVALMSRLSNRPVKTFAIGFPDKDFNELSYAKEVARLYQTDHHEFMVEPNRLEVLPDIVRHYGEPYGDSSAIPTWYLSRITRGHVTVALNGDGGDELFGGYAWYRVIHHLNRASNLVGRPLSVVLRHLGRQLLPRRIQRGLELLALPAPQRFQALRSFIGTHDREDLYHENFRQQLEIAAEEYLCRLYDGSLEHDYDRLFCADFLSYLPEDLLVKVDRASMAHGLECRSPFLDQELVEFSCSLPPDWKISGGRSKRILKEAMADWFPKGFLDRPKMGFSVPIGKWFRGELRSFIYDRLMDGQLASMPLLRKQSIRAILQEHFEGVRDHETRIWNLFMLSLWFDEYGKPI; from the coding sequence ATGTGTGGAATTAGTGGCGTGGCCACGTTCAAAGAGGCAGGGGCTCCGGAATCCGTGACTGAGAAGATCAACCGAGCACTGCGGCACCGTGGTCCCGATGATGAGGGATATTTTCGGGATCAAGGCGAGAAGGCAATCTTGGGGCATACGAGACTGAGTATTATTGACCTTGGATCCGGGCATCAACCGATTTTCAACGAGGATGGCAGAATTGCAGTGGTCTTCAATGGGGAGATTTACAACTACCTCGAATTGAGGAAGGAACTTGAACACAAGGGCCATACCTTTTCCACACAATCGGACACTGAGGTCATTGTCCACCTCTATGAAGAAATGGGGCACGATTGTGTTCACCGGTTAAGAGGGATGTTTGCATTCGCGATTTGGGACGGTCACAAAGACGAACTCTATCTTGCTCGGGATCGTGTCGGGAAGAAACCGCTCTATTATGCCATTGCGAATGAAACGCTGTATTTTGCGTCAGAGATCCAGGCGCTATACGACATTCCGGAAATTCCTAAAGAGATTGATTACGGCGCGATCGACCACTATCTGACCTATAGCTATATACCGAGTCCGTATTCCATTTATAAGGCCATTAGAAAGCTTCCTCCAGCTCATCGGCTTGTGTACCACGCGAACGGCATGGAGATCGTTCGATACTGGGCTCCGGACTACCGTCCAAAAACCTCATTGGATTACGAGGGGGCCAAACGGGAATTAATCCGGATTCTATCTGAGGCAGTTCGAATGCGGCTTCTCAGCGACGTTCCGTTAGGAGCGTTTCTCAGCGGGGGGGTTGACTCCAGCACGGTTGTCGCGTTGATGAGCCGACTGTCCAATCGTCCTGTGAAGACCTTTGCGATCGGATTTCCGGATAAAGATTTTAATGAACTGAGCTATGCGAAGGAAGTGGCCAGGTTGTATCAGACGGATCACCATGAATTCATGGTTGAACCGAATAGATTGGAGGTTCTACCAGACATCGTTCGCCATTACGGAGAGCCTTACGGAGATTCTTCCGCAATTCCAACGTGGTATCTCTCGCGTATCACGCGGGGGCATGTCACTGTGGCATTGAACGGTGACGGGGGGGATGAGCTGTTCGGCGGCTATGCTTGGTATCGTGTGATCCATCATTTGAATCGTGCGTCCAATCTAGTCGGTCGTCCTCTGTCCGTCGTTCTTCGGCATCTCGGAAGGCAACTTCTTCCGCGCCGGATTCAGCGAGGCCTTGAATTGCTGGCCCTTCCAGCACCACAGCGATTTCAGGCGCTGCGGAGTTTTATCGGCACACACGATCGCGAAGATCTCTATCATGAAAACTTCAGACAGCAACTTGAGATCGCGGCGGAGGAGTATCTTTGCCGGTTGTATGACGGCTCCCTCGAACATGACTATGACCGGTTATTTTGCGCCGACTTCCTTTCGTACCTTCCCGAAGACCTTCTCGTGAAGGTTGATCGTGCCTCGATGGCCCATGGACTCGAGTGCAGGTCCCCCTTTTTGGATCAAGAGCTGGTTGAGTTTTCATGCAGTCTGCCGCCTGATTGGAAGATCAGCGGCGGCCGGTCTAAGCGGATACTCAAGGAGGCTATGGCGGACTGGTTTCCGAAGGGATTTCTCGATCGGCCTAAGATGGGATTCTCGGTTCCGATCGGAAAATGGTTCAGGGGTGAGCTCAGGAGTTTTATTTATGATCGGTTGATGGACGGTCAGCTGGCCAGCATGCCGTTGCTGCGGAAGCAATCTATTCGGGCAATATTGCAGGAGCATTTCGAAGGTGTGCGTGATCATGAAACACGGATTTGGAATTTGTTCATGCTCAGCCTCTGGTTTGACGAGTATGGCAAACCAATCTGA
- a CDS encoding FemAB family PEP-CTERM system-associated protein, translating to MQIVDWKDRKTWDEFVLRAKDGTVGHLFGWREVIEKSYGIQARMLAVVDNGRMRGILPIGFVRGFMVGTQLVSMPFLDYGGACADGAPGVAEALIKEAMQLSRQHKSRILIRSLDRSAGDLFCSLHKVTMWLPLAKTEEAMLRQLPSDRRNRLKKGLRHGLSSTLHGVDGVDEFYRVWSINMRDLGSPPHSREFFRSMLETLGDAARILIVHDKGEPIAGAVLLQFRGILSIPWVSSLRAHFNKSPNQVLYWEAMRFAISSGCSHLDFGRSTKGSGTYEAKRQWGAEPRQLYICSNREESGAPRNEMSRYRWAATIWKHIPVPLANLVGPSLRRRISD from the coding sequence TTGCAAATAGTAGATTGGAAAGACCGTAAGACATGGGATGAGTTTGTACTTCGTGCCAAAGACGGCACTGTAGGGCACCTGTTCGGTTGGCGCGAAGTCATTGAGAAGTCTTATGGGATCCAGGCCAGGATGCTTGCGGTTGTCGATAATGGAAGGATGAGGGGCATTCTGCCCATAGGGTTTGTCAGAGGATTCATGGTGGGGACACAGCTGGTGTCCATGCCCTTTCTTGATTATGGAGGAGCATGTGCGGACGGTGCCCCAGGTGTAGCAGAAGCTTTAATTAAGGAAGCGATGCAGCTGTCTCGTCAGCACAAGAGCCGAATTCTGATCCGATCCTTGGACCGGTCTGCGGGAGATCTCTTCTGTAGCTTACACAAGGTAACAATGTGGCTTCCCCTTGCTAAGACCGAGGAGGCGATGCTCAGGCAGCTTCCATCTGATCGGCGGAATCGGTTGAAGAAGGGGTTACGGCATGGCTTGTCCTCAACGCTCCACGGTGTGGATGGTGTTGATGAGTTCTATCGTGTGTGGTCGATCAATATGCGGGATCTGGGATCTCCCCCGCATTCTCGGGAGTTCTTCCGTTCTATGTTGGAGACGTTAGGAGATGCGGCCCGTATTCTTATCGTGCACGACAAGGGTGAGCCAATTGCTGGAGCTGTATTGCTGCAGTTTCGAGGGATATTGTCTATCCCATGGGTGTCTTCCCTAAGAGCCCACTTTAATAAATCCCCCAATCAAGTCCTGTACTGGGAAGCTATGCGCTTTGCAATCTCAAGCGGATGTAGCCATCTAGATTTTGGTCGGTCCACCAAAGGATCTGGAACGTATGAGGCAAAGCGTCAGTGGGGGGCGGAGCCGCGCCAATTGTATATTTGTTCAAACAGGGAGGAATCCGGAGCGCCCAGGAATGAGATGAGTCGGTATCGATGGGCAGCCACTATCTGGAAGCATATTCCCGTGCCGCTAGCCAATTTGGTCGGGCCATCCTTACGGCGTCGCATTTCAGATTGA
- a CDS encoding ElyC/SanA/YdcF family protein has product MTIPWSARSAGLVFFVFATFLSFAATSCCTERGLTVEHTIHPSKTRDALPERSPAVAYVLGGTEASLEKRFLLASALYREGTVAKVLFLSRPGKTRYSQDLGRNLTNDEWAARHLADLGLPSGDLEPIVVPPRIFGTLGEAETVIEVTRLRGYQSLILVTSSSHTQRVWQTFTSLAAGQDVSLYIYAANDQVGASALIWECLKLGVYKIFLI; this is encoded by the coding sequence TTGACTATTCCTTGGTCGGCTCGAAGCGCTGGGCTCGTCTTTTTTGTCTTTGCGACTTTCTTGAGCTTTGCAGCCACATCCTGCTGCACTGAAAGAGGGCTGACCGTCGAGCATACAATCCATCCATCCAAGACTAGAGATGCACTCCCTGAACGATCGCCAGCAGTTGCCTATGTTCTTGGGGGGACTGAGGCAAGCCTTGAGAAACGATTCCTTCTTGCCTCTGCGTTATACAGGGAGGGAACGGTTGCCAAAGTTCTTTTTCTAAGCCGTCCCGGCAAGACTCGGTACAGCCAAGATCTCGGACGCAATCTTACTAATGATGAGTGGGCAGCGCGTCATCTGGCAGACCTTGGCCTTCCTTCTGGCGATCTTGAACCCATTGTTGTTCCACCCAGGATTTTTGGTACGTTGGGTGAAGCTGAAACCGTGATTGAAGTAACACGTCTTCGCGGTTACCAATCCCTCATCCTTGTAACTTCCTCTTCTCACACTCAACGAGTTTGGCAGACGTTCACATCTCTGGCAGCAGGCCAGGATGTTTCTCTTTACATTTATGCAGCCAATGACCAAGTCGGAGCATCGGCACTAATCTGGGAATGCTTAAAGCTTGGCGTTTACAAAATATTTCTAATTTAG
- a CDS encoding glycosyltransferase family 4 protein — MNRPTGQFIQEARRNGLNLVLLNQRVMIDPSLIMQARRIVLEQGINLIQTHGYKSNVMGFFLRSMCRQPWIAFAHGYTDDNRKVRLYNRIDRAVLRRADQIVTVSDSLRLSLIGSGIREDKIRVIYNAIELTDVKPTTEATEVKKRHGISADQRVVGVVGRLGPEKGQLVFLKAMKKAVRGCPKLIALIIGEGQDQEMLKDYCRENRLTEHVIFSGYQENIDDYYQIIDVLVVPSLSEGLPNTVLEAMSFGIPVLATSVGGIPEVIGDENGVLVRPNDSEALSDAMIELFQDDTRRINIGSKGKSSLHPRFEAEHRAQQIIGLYHDLLASRLGETRVWAHG, encoded by the coding sequence ATGAATAGGCCGACAGGGCAGTTTATCCAGGAAGCTCGCAGGAATGGTCTGAACCTGGTGTTGCTGAACCAGCGGGTCATGATTGACCCGAGCCTGATTATGCAGGCTCGGCGCATCGTCCTAGAGCAGGGCATCAACCTAATCCAGACGCACGGGTACAAATCTAACGTAATGGGGTTTTTCTTGCGATCGATGTGCCGACAGCCTTGGATCGCTTTTGCGCACGGCTACACGGACGACAACCGGAAAGTCCGACTATACAATCGAATCGACAGGGCTGTGCTCAGGCGCGCAGATCAGATTGTTACTGTATCCGATTCCTTGAGGTTGTCGCTGATCGGAAGCGGCATCCGAGAGGACAAGATTCGGGTGATTTACAACGCGATAGAACTAACTGATGTCAAGCCGACAACAGAAGCTACTGAGGTGAAGAAACGACATGGTATCTCAGCAGACCAGAGGGTGGTCGGGGTGGTTGGTCGACTCGGCCCAGAAAAAGGGCAGTTGGTTTTCCTGAAGGCGATGAAGAAGGCAGTACGGGGTTGTCCGAAGCTGATCGCCCTGATTATTGGGGAGGGTCAGGATCAGGAGATGTTAAAAGACTATTGCAGGGAGAACAGGCTAACTGAACATGTGATCTTTTCCGGGTATCAGGAAAATATCGACGATTACTACCAAATCATCGATGTGCTGGTGGTACCGTCACTCAGCGAGGGCCTGCCGAACACGGTGCTGGAGGCGATGTCATTCGGAATTCCTGTGCTGGCCACTTCGGTTGGAGGAATACCAGAGGTTATTGGGGATGAGAACGGTGTCTTAGTTCGTCCCAATGATTCGGAGGCTCTCTCGGATGCTATGATCGAACTGTTTCAGGATGACACTCGTAGGATCAATATCGGTTCAAAAGGAAAAAGCAGCCTTCATCCCCGTTTCGAGGCAGAGCATCGGGCGCAACAAATCATCGGCCTTTATCATGATCTACTCGCATCTCGATTGGGGGAAACCAGGGTTTGGGCTCATGGCTGA
- a CDS encoding IS1634 family transposase: protein MERRMYLRHTTRRKDGKIHTYWRLVRSVRMGRRVVQQTVAQLGELDAQGCARARALAQVLVGGVTQPDLFTPETAEETVVPVRLDPVRLERNRRFGDVWLGWTLWRALQLDTALGSLLPAGREAVSWATMAAVLVLARLCEPASELHIAETWYRQTALEDLLGVPADLVNEDRLYRALDRLLPHKRALESHLVARLRELFALDYDLLLDDVTSTYFEGPAAANPLAHRGYSRDHRPDCKQVCIALVVTREGLPLGYEVFAGNRTDVTTVEEIVGTMEARYGLAQRIWVMDRGMTSEENLAWLRASGRRYLLGTPKSELRKWARALTDERDWTTVREGVDAKTCLGPEGAETFLLVRSVERREKERAMHTRFGQRIESGVARLARRLSRARRPLERGPIERQIGRLLAHNPRAAGRYVIDVVADPTTASGLRVTWTSRPEWDDWARVSDGCYVLRTNIPDWSPEDLWRTYVQLADAEAAFRIQKSDLALRPIWHQRADRVQAHILVCFLAYVLWKTLEQWQQRAGLGHSPRTILEELRTIQSTDVVLPRTDGREVRLRCVVRPDHAQAALLDRLGLDLPHRLRLTPPLAMATPV from the coding sequence ATGGAACGCAGGATGTATCTGCGCCATACGACACGCCGCAAGGATGGCAAGATTCATACGTATTGGCGGTTGGTCCGCTCGGTGCGGATGGGCCGCCGGGTCGTCCAGCAAACGGTGGCACAGTTGGGCGAATTGGATGCCCAAGGCTGTGCCCGTGCGAGAGCGCTGGCTCAGGTGCTCGTCGGAGGGGTCACACAACCGGATCTGTTCACACCGGAGACGGCGGAGGAAACGGTCGTTCCGGTCCGGCTGGATCCGGTGCGGCTGGAACGCAACCGCCGCTTCGGCGATGTGTGGCTGGGCTGGACGCTGTGGCGCGCCTTGCAGTTGGACACCGCGTTGGGGTCGCTGCTGCCGGCGGGCCGGGAAGCGGTGTCCTGGGCCACGATGGCGGCGGTCTTGGTCCTGGCCCGATTGTGTGAACCGGCGAGTGAGTTGCACATTGCCGAGACCTGGTACCGGCAGACTGCGCTGGAGGACCTGCTCGGCGTGCCGGCTGACCTGGTCAATGAGGATCGCTTGTATCGGGCGCTGGATCGGCTGCTGCCCCACAAGCGGGCGCTGGAGTCCCACCTGGTGGCCCGACTCCGGGAGCTGTTCGCGTTGGACTATGATCTGCTGCTCGATGACGTGACGAGCACCTACTTCGAAGGGCCGGCGGCCGCGAATCCGTTAGCACACCGGGGCTACAGCCGGGATCATCGGCCCGACTGCAAGCAAGTCTGCATCGCCTTGGTGGTCACGCGGGAGGGGCTGCCCCTGGGCTATGAGGTCTTCGCCGGCAACCGCACCGACGTGACGACGGTCGAGGAGATCGTGGGGACGATGGAAGCTCGCTATGGGCTCGCGCAGCGGATCTGGGTGATGGATCGGGGCATGACGAGCGAAGAGAATCTGGCCTGGCTGCGGGCCAGCGGGCGCCGGTATCTGCTCGGGACGCCCAAGAGTGAGTTGCGCAAGTGGGCCCGGGCGCTGACCGACGAGCGCGACTGGACGACGGTGCGGGAGGGCGTGGACGCGAAGACCTGCCTCGGGCCCGAGGGCGCCGAAACGTTCCTGCTGGTCCGATCCGTCGAGCGGCGCGAGAAGGAGCGGGCGATGCACACGCGCTTCGGGCAGCGCATTGAGAGCGGGGTGGCCCGTTTGGCCCGACGACTCAGTCGGGCGCGCCGTCCCCTGGAGCGGGGCCCCATCGAGCGACAGATCGGCCGACTCCTCGCGCACAATCCCCGTGCCGCCGGGCGGTACGTGATCGACGTGGTGGCAGACCCGACCACCGCGTCGGGTCTTCGGGTGACGTGGACCAGCCGGCCGGAATGGGACGACTGGGCTCGCGTCAGCGACGGCTGCTATGTGCTCCGCACCAACATTCCGGACTGGAGTCCGGAGGACTTGTGGCGCACCTATGTCCAACTCGCCGACGCCGAAGCCGCCTTCCGGATTCAGAAAAGCGACTTGGCCCTGCGTCCCATCTGGCATCAACGAGCGGATCGGGTCCAGGCTCACATTCTGGTGTGCTTCTTGGCCTATGTGCTGTGGAAGACCCTGGAACAGTGGCAACAGCGGGCTGGGCTGGGCCACAGTCCGCGCACGATCTTAGAAGAACTCCGGACCATTCAGAGCACCGATGTGGTGTTGCCGAGGACGGATGGCCGGGAGGTCCGGCTGCGCTGCGTGGTGCGGCCGGATCACGCCCAGGCCGCCTTGCTCGACCGGTTGGGCCTGGACTTGCCACACCGATTGCGGCTGACGCCGCCACTTGCGATGGCCACCCCGGTGTAG
- a CDS encoding GMC oxidoreductase has product MAGGILASTLAARGHSVSLVELGDAPAPLSPSNELWDPTEVKMPFTRGSGIGGTSNFWHGGLTILDRTDVEGISDHDKRIRAPFTYSQLRNYYAQAVALVRGEKAYSLDDIESPLDVPIGGFGKTGGAFRLKALLYPDKPFSSRSLIQRAQGLHGLQVAPNIEIRRLVNSSSSRITYAEGIDLTSGSLRKFSADIFILSAGGLGSPKILLNSIRECPPLRKLPIGKFIIDHPTGFVFKAKLRHHMTLRPLFGLARKGYKLRYGFALNPDCLNNVDGRNHILYLRPAISMKDPGTYDVLKRKLVTYKGKSISPLDIVRLVRHADLLFDAINFKYGLSYSTSYVSGLVFFEQFPDDNAQIRQLDTGKFGIKWGISDTDCQSLKKFLALYFQNYSRLFEFFTIFPRISSRLDSAGHHSGACRMAMNVSEGVVDADLRVFGTDNLFVADGSVLAYSGHANTGLTIAALALKCCDAVSGI; this is encoded by the coding sequence TTGGCGGGAGGGATCCTTGCCTCAACTCTGGCGGCAAGAGGTCATTCCGTAAGTCTTGTGGAACTAGGAGATGCTCCTGCACCGTTGTCTCCTAGTAATGAACTATGGGATCCGACAGAAGTGAAAATGCCTTTTACCAGAGGGAGTGGTATTGGTGGAACTTCCAACTTCTGGCATGGCGGGCTGACTATTCTCGATAGAACGGACGTGGAGGGGATATCTGACCATGATAAGCGTATCAGAGCTCCGTTCACGTATAGTCAGCTTCGTAATTACTATGCTCAAGCCGTGGCTCTCGTTCGCGGTGAGAAGGCATATTCACTGGACGACATCGAATCCCCACTAGATGTCCCTATAGGCGGTTTCGGAAAAACAGGGGGTGCGTTCAGATTAAAAGCGCTTCTCTATCCAGACAAGCCATTTTCCAGCCGCTCGCTGATTCAGCGCGCGCAGGGGCTACATGGGCTGCAGGTAGCCCCCAATATCGAAATAAGGAGGCTGGTGAACTCCAGCTCCAGCCGTATCACCTACGCAGAAGGAATTGATCTCACAAGTGGGAGTTTGAGGAAATTCTCTGCCGACATCTTTATCTTAAGTGCAGGAGGGTTAGGGTCTCCAAAGATACTTCTAAATTCCATTCGAGAATGTCCTCCGCTGAGGAAGCTACCAATCGGGAAATTCATCATAGATCATCCGACCGGATTCGTATTCAAAGCGAAACTACGGCACCACATGACCCTGCGGCCACTATTCGGCCTGGCTCGGAAGGGATATAAGCTTCGGTATGGTTTTGCCCTTAACCCGGACTGTTTGAACAATGTGGACGGCCGTAATCACATTCTCTATTTGCGCCCGGCCATCTCGATGAAGGACCCTGGCACATACGACGTTCTGAAGCGAAAACTGGTGACCTATAAAGGGAAGTCAATCAGTCCACTCGATATTGTCCGTCTTGTCAGGCATGCGGACCTGTTATTCGACGCGATCAACTTTAAATACGGATTATCGTACTCGACAAGCTACGTATCGGGGTTGGTGTTTTTCGAGCAATTCCCGGATGACAATGCCCAAATACGTCAACTTGATACCGGGAAGTTCGGGATCAAATGGGGCATATCAGATACAGACTGTCAATCACTGAAAAAATTTCTCGCGCTGTATTTCCAGAATTACTCGAGGCTGTTCGAGTTTTTCACTATATTCCCACGCATAAGCTCCCGATTGGATAGTGCAGGGCATCACTCTGGTGCGTGTCGGATGGCGATGAATGTCTCGGAGGGCGTTGTGGATGCAGATCTGCGAGTGTTTGGGACCGATAACCTATTTGTGGCTGACGGTTCTGTACTGGCGTATTCCGGCCACGCGAACACTGGCCTAACCATTGCGGCACTTGCATTAAAGTGCTGTGACGCGGTGTCCGGTATCTAG
- a CDS encoding glycosyltransferase, with product MQVIYSLQVGGSEKLALEISSHLDLKQFKPSVCALDLGGELAKDLEKNNIDYHVLHRRGVELNILRKLYRVIKRGRVDVVHTHHFTQLFYTAVPARLAGARIIHTEHEFFSYMSSKLSRTMILPLSRLCDRITVVGPEVADYFVRTLGIPERNVVIVPNGVDTTKFDCDRKAVREELGLSPEEAVIGTVGRLEPEKDQRTLLDAVLQVKGECPNVRLVIVGDGRLADELRAYAKHIGVFSQTLFLGTRRDIPKLLAAMDVFVLSSVREGLPIALIEAMAAKRPVVASDIGSIRALVRDGHNGFLVPSGDAAAFGRGLRRLLKSSELQEHLGEAGRRTVEASFSLATMIRAYEGLYQSTIRKPHVWN from the coding sequence ATGCAGGTGATCTATTCACTCCAAGTGGGTGGATCCGAGAAGCTCGCCCTTGAGATTTCATCACATTTAGATCTCAAACAGTTCAAGCCAAGCGTATGTGCCCTGGATTTAGGTGGCGAATTGGCCAAGGATTTGGAAAAGAACAACATTGATTATCATGTTCTGCACCGGAGGGGGGTCGAACTTAACATTCTGCGGAAACTGTATCGAGTAATCAAGCGAGGGCGTGTCGACGTGGTTCACACCCATCACTTTACGCAACTGTTTTACACGGCGGTTCCGGCCAGATTGGCCGGCGCTAGAATCATTCATACGGAACACGAATTCTTTTCGTATATGAGCAGTAAGTTGAGTCGGACCATGATTCTGCCCCTTTCACGACTGTGTGATCGAATAACCGTGGTCGGTCCAGAGGTCGCGGACTATTTTGTCCGGACGCTTGGGATACCAGAAAGAAATGTGGTGATCGTTCCGAATGGCGTCGACACCACGAAGTTTGACTGTGACCGGAAAGCGGTTCGAGAAGAGCTAGGCCTGAGTCCGGAGGAGGCAGTAATCGGAACGGTCGGGCGGCTAGAACCGGAAAAAGACCAGAGAACTTTGCTCGATGCGGTTCTGCAAGTTAAAGGCGAATGCCCAAACGTCAGACTGGTGATTGTGGGAGATGGTCGCCTCGCCGATGAGTTGCGAGCTTATGCGAAACATATTGGAGTATTTTCCCAAACGTTGTTTTTGGGCACACGGCGAGACATTCCGAAGTTGCTCGCGGCGATGGATGTCTTCGTTCTCTCTTCTGTTCGGGAAGGACTTCCAATCGCACTGATTGAGGCGATGGCGGCCAAAAGGCCGGTGGTCGCGTCCGACATTGGCAGCATTAGGGCCTTGGTTCGAGACGGCCATAACGGATTCTTAGTTCCGTCTGGAGACGCAGCCGCATTTGGAAGGGGCTTGCGGCGATTGCTCAAGTCCTCGGAACTGCAAGAGCATTTGGGAGAAGCGGGGAGACGAACCGTCGAGGCATCATTCAGTCTGGCCACGATGATTCGGGCGTACGAGGGCCTCTATCAGTCCACGATAAGGAAGCCGCATGTGTGGAATTAG
- a CDS encoding GNAT family N-acetyltransferase produces the protein MQIHKKIVFTIRNFREIAYHHYGPSPFSLIRFVYYSLFRVNTFLVFEKDLRREFPEIDLDPGIKIISPSLEELDRLRKDKNLPREFFSDQIHNAKTCCIGFCGEEIAYVHWVYSKDEYSRFVILDPDVCEINHVATLPRFRGRKLSMMILKFAFKSLQKLGYKKVAVVVHENNVAFIKNIKRLDFKETKRIRTIGPFNRKVPV, from the coding sequence GTGCAGATTCATAAGAAAATCGTCTTTACGATTAGGAATTTCAGGGAAATAGCTTACCATCACTATGGGCCGAGCCCATTTAGCCTTATTCGATTTGTTTATTATAGTCTTTTCCGAGTGAATACCTTTTTGGTATTTGAGAAGGATTTAAGAAGAGAGTTTCCGGAGATTGACCTCGATCCTGGAATTAAGATCATCTCGCCATCTCTGGAAGAATTGGACCGGCTTAGGAAAGATAAAAATTTACCTCGAGAATTTTTCTCTGACCAAATACACAACGCCAAAACATGTTGCATCGGTTTCTGCGGTGAAGAGATTGCATATGTCCACTGGGTCTATTCAAAGGACGAATACAGCCGGTTTGTGATCCTCGACCCAGATGTTTGTGAGATAAATCATGTCGCAACATTGCCGAGATTTAGAGGGAGAAAATTGTCAATGATGATCTTGAAGTTTGCGTTCAAGTCTCTTCAAAAGCTAGGTTACAAGAAGGTTGCAGTGGTAGTTCATGAAAATAACGTGGCTTTTATTAAGAATATAAAACGACTGGACTTCAAGGAAACGAAACGGATCAGAACCATTGGTCCATTCAACCGGAAAGTGCCTGTGTAG